The DNA window acacacccacagtaAAGCTGACTGGGAAGGATAATGACTACtgccaaggctggactgggggagaaatagggcccgggcaactttggcttaaagggccccccctcatgattagtggcgcagaactgactcaccggtgggccccgcaccctcgtgggtccctatttacAGAcatgtaaaaatgttaaaaaatgtaaacatttgttttttacatttctgaaaataggggcccaggagggtgcagggcccacgggGAAAGGCCCggtttgccagatggccagtccagccctgagtactGCCACGCTGCCTGCTCCTAAAATGGCAACTCTTCCTTTCGGTAGTGATTCACTCCTTACCCCCATTATGTCATCATCAGATGAGCGAGTACATCATAATTCATATGGTTCAGTGACACCTCGTAAGTGATTTATCAGCCGATTGCTTCTGGATCCTTCTGGCGAACCCTATACTACACAATTACAGAAACCATTTACACATGACGGGAATGAAAAAGCAAAAGGCGCCTTTAGGGGCTCGGCTGATAAACTAAATTATGTCAAgtgaaagaaaaaatgtcaagTGAAAGCCTTTGGCAATTTCCGATGCTCCCAATTATTTTAGCGTGTGAAATATCACCGGCATCGAATGCGTCTCATGTAGTATGTCTGGCCTGTGTCAGGTGTGGAAATATCACAGACGCATTATAACTTTTAAAGGTCAACACaccagtgtgcatgcatgtgtgtgtgtgtgtgtgtgtgtgtgtgtgtgtgtgtgtgtgtgtgtgtgtgtgtgtgtgtgtgtgtgtgtgtgtgtgtgtgtgtgtgtgtgtgtgtgtgtgtgtgtgtgtgtgtgcgtatgtgtccatTTTTGTGCTTATGTGTCTATACTTGTAGCTAACTGTTATATATCCCTGCCAAACTATACACAACATCAGACTTTCGTATACATTACTCAAAATGTGTTTCAGTAATGCATCCTGTTGGTTTTTTTCTTATCTGAACACTTCAACCAGGAATACAGCAATATTACACAGTGTGGGTAGCTCTCAAAAGCAAAGTACAACttcaacctcctctctctctctctctctctctctctctctctctctctctctctctctctctctctctctctctctctctctctctctctctctctctctctctctctctctctctctctctctctctctttgattgaGTGACACCAACTTCCTGTGTGTTGTTTGGCCAAGGTCAACACACAACATCAAACTTTCgtatacattattcaaaatgtgtttCAGTGCAtcctattgttttttttctcatcagAATATTTCACCCAGGAATACAGCAATATTACACAGTATGGGTAGCTCTCAAAAGCAAAGTCTCAACACCAtttctaccatctctctctctctctctctctctctgacacttagAGTGGGCAGGCCTTTGTCCTCCCCTGATGTTGTACAAGAAAACCTCCTCATTTCAATATTTCTGGTCCTCATACAGTGTAAAACTGAAATTAATGAGGGAAAGTGTCGCTGATTTTGTCATATTTGGGACATTCCGTTaggaaatgtttatttttttctctacaGCCCTGAAGCAATAGTCTGTgcatagttctctctctctctctctctctctctctctctctctctctctctctctctctctctctctctctctctctctctgattgagtGACCCCAAGTTCCTGTGTGTTGTTTGGCAACATTTCACATACCTTCCTCCTGAAGTAAGCCCTGTGCCACTTGACAGATAACCACTTTGTggtcgtgtgtgcgtgcctgcatgcatgtgtgcgtgcgtacatgagagcgagagagagagagagagagagagagagagagagagagagagagagagagagagagagagagagagagagagagagaaccacttTTACAACCAACTCTGTTCTCAGTGATGTATGGACATAATTATATTGTCtactgtgttggagtgtgtgtgtgtgtgtgtgtgtgtgtgtgtgtgtgtgtgtgtgtgtgtgtgtgtgtgtgtgtgtgtgtgtgtgtgtgtgtgtgtgagagagagagagagagagagagagagagagagagagagagagagagagagagagagagagtgtgtgtatgagtatgagtgtgcgtttgtgtcatgACTGTAACTTCTTATTGCTACAGAATGAGGTGTCACACCAAATACAAGAGATATGTATCATCACAAAGTGGTGCAAaagtgtgcgagtgcatgtgcctgtgtgtgtgtgcctgcgtgcatgtgtgatataCTGCACAGTGTGTGGTAGGAGACGgtacacagtttccttccaacacaagaaACTTCCCTGAACccaactggtctacagttacttcGGGATTCACCACATTCTGCActagttggatcaaatttgggagCTTTAtttttagattattttttttcagcAACAACATCTAGCCATCTCATTGGGTACAATGAAATAACTGGTGCAACTGCTATGATCATCTGCTAGTTTTTcgattacaccatgaatttacttccaCTATTACTTTGGCCACCACTGTACACTGAAAAACACTGTAAGCCGTCAAAAACGTAAACAAGTATGTTGCCCTGCTGCCGTAGGTATGTTCTCTCAACTTGACactttaaaggatttatccggagttggaacaagtttgcctcatttttgcatgtttgggatgaaatactgtcactctagagcaaaatcaaggcaaaaggatgcgttttgagaaagtttgataatatcacgttagcctcgttagccatatcagctatgcaatatgatagattgcgggcatcgtttctcggcagttacacacatttcaaaaacacaacattttaaagtcttgcacagctcaaaacaacgtcacacgtacctcgtaatatgttgagggtatccacacataaaccgaagtgtccaaagcccttcatgtattcttgaaaggtctgcagaatgtgttttgtgaagctactaccttgagaatatctacagTTACagtcaagccaactatttgacactaaagtccacaaaagtagattgccgagtgcgtcgcatcatcagctatgattatttccatagcgagtaaggtggtgcaacgatgctgctcattgaaacggggctgcctattgccaaatttgatctttacatgaaagtttactaagtaataaacaaatattttctagcatggtccaagtagagtcatttttgcagctaaaaatatctatttcttaaaattcaaaatggtggaccatggagaagaaccgacttttcatgtatgaaaagtgcatttttttccagtcataatgaatacttagaatttgatggtggtggtaagtattcatgaaaaaggtaacattagtgaatgggtagcatgggctctggaaataaacaactaaaaatctcacacagtgtccctttaactcaactcaagacttTCTGAAGATGAGTTAACTTACAAGCTTAAGGCAGCAAAGCAACTTACTGTTTTACATTTAACTCGCTgcaatgttttactgtgtacataTAGCATTAAAACAATGCTGCTGCATCATCCTCTTGTGCTGTGTCTACGGTATATGGATGCAGAGGAAGAGGCATCCCCTGGGAAATACCTTATAGTGTCAACATGCTGACGATGACATACTACTGTATATGGTGACATGCTGAGTACTGtgcctgtgtcagtgtgtgtgtgtgtgcttgtgtgtgtgtgtgtgcttgtgtgtgtgtgtgtgtgtgtgtgtgtgtgtgtgtgtgtgtgtgtgcttgtgtgtgcgcgtgtgtgtgtgtgtgtgtgtgtgtgtgtgtgtgtgtgtgtgtgtgtgtgtgtgtgtgtgtgtgtgtgtgtgcgtgtgtgcatgtgtgtttgtgtgtccatgtgtgcgcgtATGCTGCTGCATGCATTTGTTGTGGGTGGCCGTTCacatacgggtgtgtgtgtgtgtgtgtgtgtgtgtgtgtgtgtgtgtgtgtgtttgcttgtgcgtgcgtgcatgtgggcttgtgcgtgcatgtgtgtgtgtgtgtgtgtgtgtgtgtgtgtgtgtgtgtgtgtgtgtgtgtgtgtgtgtgtgtgtgtgtgtgtgtgtgtgtttgtgcggatgtgagtgtgtttgtgtgtccatgtgtgtgcgtatgctgtgGCATGCATGTGTTGTGGGTGGccgttcacatgtgtgtgtgtgtgtgtgtgtgtgtgtgtgtgcgtgtgcgtgtgtgtgtgtgtgtgtgtgtgtgtgtgtgtgtgtgtgtgtgtgtgtgcgcgtgtgaaggACTGCTGAGGGTGTCCATTTCTATATGAGCTGTAGACACTTCAGCAGATCCTGGTCAAACTCGTGCCCTCCAGCAGCAGCTGCTCATCACTGGAGACAGATGACAGAGAGGCTCCCCGCTGTGTGGGCATGACACTGTATTTGGCCTTTTGATactgctgcactgtgctgcactgtgctgcgctgtgctgtgctgtgctgtgctgtgctgtgctgtgctggcagggcctgggctgtgtgtgtgtgtgtgtgtgtgtgtgtgtgtgtgtgtgtgtgtgtgtgtgtgtgtgtgtgtgtgtgtgtgtgtgtgtgtgtgtgtgtgtgtgtgtgtgtgtgcgtgcgcgtttgtgtgtgtgtgtgtatgtgtgtgagagagacagagagagagagagagatagcgagagagagagagagagagagagagagagagagagagagagagagagagagagagagagagagagagatgatcccTACGTAAAGGGAAATATTGGACTGATCAAAGAAAGGTCAGAGCAGTGGAAAGGTTggaccaggggtgtgtgtgtgtgtgtgtgtgtgtgtgtgtgtgtgtgtgtgtgtgtgtgtgtgtgtgtgtgtgtgtgtgtgtgtgtgtgtgtgtgcgtgcatctgtgtgtgtgtgtgtgtgtgtgtgtgtgtgtgtgtgtgtgtgtgtgtgtgtgtgtgtgtgtgtttgtgtgtgtgtgtgtgtgtgtgtgtgtgtgtgtgtgtgtgtgtgtgtgtgtgtgtgtgtgtgtgtgagagagagagtctgagtctgagtgtatgtgagtgtgtgtgtgtgtaagaggaagATGACTGGCAtggctgcacacacaaacacacacacacacacacacacactcttgccttTCTGTTCTAAAACTGAAGGGGACCGTATAGCCTGAGGTACATCCATTAGGGTGTCTGGGTGGGCTTGACCTGATTCAGCTTGACACAGTATCTCGGATGGCGAGGTACAGACATGGAACTAGAATAGACACAATCAGTGTATTGcagggtattgcaactatgctgctcattgaaattgtgctacctattgtcaaatttgatcttttcatgaatatttacaaagtaataaagtaatatttactagtatgaccgaagtacagtaagttgtgcagctaaaaatgcctattcctggaaattcaaaatggcggaccatggagaagatcccccttttcatgtatgaaaagggcaattttcccagtcacaataaatacttagaatttgatggtggtatgtactgtatttgttagaaaggtaacatttgtgattgggcagcatgaattcagaaAAATTACCTAcaaaactattacacagtgcacctttcaatgGTGTCTTCTGTCTAGCATGTTATCGGAAAGCCTTTAAAGCCTTAGTCCCTTTGCTTCGAGATGTTTGACATTCACCTACATTTCCCTGATAATAAAGTTTAACTTGACCTAGAAatggaattgaaaaaaaaaacaggccgacCCTCACACTCCATGTTTCATTCATGGAAATACACTAGGTCTCTGTGAAAAGTAGAGGCTGAATGAGAGAGTAAATGGCTAAACAAGTATCTAGCTGTGGCACTAGAAGCCCATATCTCCTGAGATGCACATCCCATTTCGGGTTGTGAaaaggacaaaaagaaaaaacaggcCGACCATCATACTCGTCCGCAGTTCATTCATGGAAATGGATCTCTGTGAAAAGTGCAGGCTGAATGAATAAGTACTGTAGTTGGCTAAACACATATCTATCTGTGACTTCAGGAGGTCGAGTATTTCAGAGGCAGACACCGTATTACAGGTTGTGAAAGTACTGCCATATTTATCTCCAATTATTACCTgacggtagggctgcacaattaatcgaaaaataatcaaaatcgtgataacatagtgaaatcgaactcatgattttaatcgtgatttaatcgtggcaatagtgacctacctttgagagcatccttgaagccagaacatactgacaggctggtgtttctggaaataaatctgtccacttaagtttcatgctattgcctttacataattattacaaatcattttattttgctcatcccgtatgtatttaattcttggttatacttcatcttgttttaattttcaaaaaaatctgcaaaaatcaataatcgtgattaataatagtgattatgattttgaccaaaataatcgtgattatgatttttgccataatcgtgcagccctacctgaCGGGGTTCTAAGACCGAAATGTGGTGAATAAAATTaaggcaaaatggtcagtgtgtgggagttttatAATTTTTCCCTCCAACACCTGCCTGCTGAGGTGAAAAAAAGTTATATTTTTGCCCAAGCATATTTCTTGAAGCAGCTAAATCTCATTAGCACAACCCTTCAGCCATGAAGATTCAGCTTATTAGTGAGATTGGCAGAGGTGGGGCATGGCAGGACTGACCCCTGCCATGAAATTGACCCAAACAGCTCTGAATCGGCTGATGTTCATGGGTACTGAAGACAGCTAGACCAGCGACTCAAGggttcatttctcaaaagagaagttgttagcctgttagcaactttggtagttgccaacgggaaaatgcattgaaaacaacaaagtagctaatgtagaaaggaactttggttttgagaaatgcaccccagagaagTTAAATGTCTTGGAGAAACGATAGCAAGGTTTTATTTAGGGGTTTCAAACGATATATTTTCTTGACCATGAATAATTTAGGAAAGTATGTGACTTAAGagagcgttataaatttgctgttagtagaatggcaatgacaaagtcgtagTGCTTTACgtgccaagtcgtagtgcattgcgTAGCACAATGAACAAGGTCGAATGCAAGATGATTAAAAAAAGTAATTGCGATTAAAAACTTAATTTGATTGCAATTAAATTATTAATTTTGTTAATTTTGACAgccttattttgtttatttatatatttttacttCTGAACCATAATTTTgacacatgcaaatgcaaatccattaaagcctggctcaaactacgcgactatcggcccgattctcggctgaaaaccccccttacgacaatcgctggaacgttaccccccaggaccatcgcaagcgattgtcggggaagatttcctcgtcgtgtgcgacgttctaagatagaactttagcagctcaaagagtcgccgatcgcaagtcgtagaaatcaaacactgtttgatatttgcgactggaaatagaacgtcgggcattgtctcggtggctgcgagcagcgataagattgacagttgcgattctcttctattgtgcggtgcaccccgacgtcaaaatcggacacataatcgctagtcgtgtagtttgagcctggcttaactaTGTTATTCAAAACATACTGTAGGGTGTGAAATGCATTTTCTGTAAGCTACATAATGAAATATACAGTTGATGAGCGAATATTTTCAGGATCAGCCTTGTACTTTCTCAAGCCGTTTCTTTTCTCCCTTTGCAAGATGCTCTGCACACAGAACACTAAACacagcacactgaagaaggcacacgccgaaacgcatttgtgcaataaaaaacactgctatgcaaggtgcggcctccttcttgaaacattgaatttaatatttgggccagcaccctcagaggtttaaataatttagagtgacgcctgctccaagaagaaaactGCACACAGATAGACAATGTATGGGAAAGGAGTTACAAATATACTCTCACAGAGATAGGGAATTTATGGGAAGTAGTTGTAAAGTATATTCATCGTTAATGAAAGGCATTCAATTCAGGCATCCAGTGAGGAGAGCGACAGATGGGTGGGTCAGGCGGCATACCGATACTTTACCCCTTAGCACTTTACTGTAACACAGCTacggctacagctactgctactcACTCCAATGACAGCGCACCAGAAGACAGGAGATAAAAACACACAGTTTTACTGAAAGCtcacaaacccaaacccaaacccacacacacacacacacacacacacacacacacacacacacacacacacacacacacacacacacacacacacacacacacactacacaacagaaTACACTacaaaatactgtgtgtgtgtgtgtgtgtgtgtgtgtgtgtgtgtgtgtgtgtgtgtgtgtgtgtgtgtgtgtgtgtgtgtgtgtgtgtgtgtgtgtgtgtgtgtgtgtgtgtgtgtcagtgtgtgggcaGCCTTTAGCGTATGCCATTTAGCTCTGGAACAAACTTCCAAATGAAATTTAAAAATGCTCCCACGCTACTTCCAAACGCAAGACAAGCTTTCATTGATACCTATGACAGATTGCACCAAACTTTTTATTGTTGCAATTTCCGTTTTAGTTATATTCAAATTTTACTTCCTGgctaaatcacctctctcatatttttaattttttaaaagtttattCCTGATGTTATCCCTTTACAGCTATCTTTTAAATCTACTGATTTCACTATTTATATGCTtaggtttgtgtgttttttttttaaacttatttaATTAAAGCTTTACCTGTTTCATTTGTGTGCTTACTTAATTAAAGTTGGTGTACTTCTTTCTTCTTTAATCCAGattctatgtacattttgtagctGGTGTTCTGGGGTTCTTAAATTTCTTTGGCAGTTTCTCTACTTTGCCTTTGTTTTAACACTTCTTGGTAAAGTACACTGATTTATAAATAACTCTGCCTAGCCTTTACTTGACCTGGCATCTGTTCGTCATGCATGATGACAATACTcaatgacaatgtgtgtgtgtgtgtgtgtgtgtgtgtgtgtgtgtgcatgtgtgtgtttgtgtgtgcgtgcgtgcaagtgtgagtgtgtgtgtgtgtgtgtgtgtgtgtgtgtgtgtgtgtgtgtgtgtgtgtgtgtgtgtgtgtgtgcatacgtgcaaaCAAGTTAGCaaatatgtgtacagtatatgtgtgttagTGCTTGCTCGTGTGTTTCAGTGTCTTTCCTCTCACCTTCCTTCTTGACCTCCAGCTGGataactgtgtgtgcatgtgtatgcgtgcccgtgtgtgtgtgtgtgtgtgtgtgtgtgtgtgtgtgtgtgcgcgtgtgcgcgtgcgtgcgtgtgtgtgtctgtatgtgtctttcTACCCACCTGTCTTCTTGACCACCAGCGGGATGACCCTGCGGTTCTCCGTGGAGGGCGTGAAGAAGTCGAACTCGAACTGGCGGAACACCTCGCACACGTAGGAGCCCGAGTCGTTAAGGGTGACGTTGGTGATGCGGAGGGACAAATCCTGCAGGTCCTTACTACCCAACCACTGCAGACGACCCTTAAACCAGCTCTCCAGCTCCCTCGGACCGTCCGCATACTCATAGATCtgtaggcacactcacacacacagacatagacacacgtgcacacacacacacacacacacacacacacacacacacacacacacacacacacacacacacacacacacacacacacacacacaaacacatgcgcacacacacacacatgcatacatgcgcacacgtgcatacacacacaaacacacacgcacacgcacacgcacacacacacacacacacacacacacacacacacacacacacacacacacacacacacacacgcatgccagggcaaacacacacacacacacacacacagacacagattgaGCATGACATTAATTATTAATCCTGCAAGCCTGCTCCCTCGGACCATCAGCCTACTCATAGATCCAGGCACGtggagatccacacacacacacacacacacacacacacacacacacacacacacacacacacacacacacacacacacacacacacacacacacacacacacacacacacacacacacacacaggtgaactcATGTTGAGTTTGACATTGAACATTAAACCAGCTGATTTCTGGGCCGCAACCACATTTTCAGACACATGAATGTTGAATGTGACACTGGCCCATTAAATTGGatttgtactgcactgtactgtacctccCTGGGCCTATCCACAAGATCATAGATCTACATACATGtgtccagcccccccccccaaccccccccacacacacacacacacacacacagacacacacatacagatttaATATTGCATTATAATACTTCTTATTAAATATACTCTCCACTATTCTCTCTGGGCCCACTCACATATCTGTAGAACTATtctacaaaaaatacacacagacatacagacacagacatacagacacagacacacacacacacacacacacacacacacacacacacacacacacacacacacacacacacaaacacactcaccggGACAGACTGGTCATGGCGGGGCTGGTAGTACCAGGTGACGCGTGTGACAGACTTGATGTCCTCCCTCTTGAGGCAGGAGATGCAGGTCAGTTTCATGGGCTTGCCCAGCACCGCCTCCGTGTCCGAcagcccctccacacacaccggCTGGCTCACTCGGACTGTATGGGCAAGAAATTCAAGATACAGGGTTAcactgtaatatgtgtgtgtgtgcgtgcgtgtatgcgtgtgtgcgtgcatgtgggcttGCCCAGCACCGCCTCCGTGTCCGAcagcccctccacacacactggCTGGCTCACTCGGACTACACAGAGATAAGAAGTTGTGATTCAGggttaattctgtgtgtgtgtgtgtgtgtgtgtgtgtgtgtgtgtgtgtgtgtgtgtgtgtgtgtgtgtgtgtgtgtgtttaagtgtttgtgtgtgtgtgtgtgtgtgtgtgtgtgtgtgtgtgtgtgtgtgtgtgtgtgtgtgtgtgtgtgtgtgtgtgtgtgtgtgtgtgtgtgtgtgtgtgtgtgtctttttacaGTGTCTGTCTCATCTCGTTGCGTGAATTATCAACTCTTCTCAGTGAAGTGTCACAGAAAGACAAATGTGAAGAAGATTAACAaactgaaatatattcagggGCACCATTAAGGGATTGAAATAGAAATAGAGGGAGGGAATAAGGAAGGAGAAAATAGAAGAGATGATAGAAAGATAGAGGACTAAGAACAGCATAGGAGGTTATTCTCTCTTTTCCATCCTGAACATCACCTCTGCCATCGTCCTATTCAACCTTTTCTACGTACTTATAATCTTAATTAGAGTCCCCGAAATGTTCGTATTTTACTGCCCCGCGGTCACATGGCTCCCTGTCCCGTTCATAACATAACATTgacaatgatatttatttcatatccTCGTCGTAATATCAATCAGACACAGTACAGAATGCGGGCTACGGCTACCGTGGGCTACTGAATGGACTCGCCTCGACAATAGATTCGAAttcttttgaacatgttactgaaaatacacactttcccccattatatttcattttctgatggccTGTTGCATGAAATTTTTtt is part of the Engraulis encrasicolus isolate BLACKSEA-1 chromosome 9, IST_EnEncr_1.0, whole genome shotgun sequence genome and encodes:
- the scn3b gene encoding sodium channel subunit beta-3, with the protein product MRTFTRALVLTLSLLLLSVRVSQPVCVEGLSDTEAVLGKPMKLTCISCLKREDIKSVTRVTWYYQPRHDQSVPIYEYADGPRELESWFKGRLQWLGSKDLQDLSLRITNVTLNDSGSYVCEVFRQFEFDFFTPSTENRRVIPLVVKKTATRDPTALYSEVMMYLLLIFLTLWLLVEMVYCYRKISKTDEAQAQDAVYS